The following nucleotide sequence is from Gemmatimonadota bacterium.
GGGCAGAATGGGTGCGGATTCGAGCCGGTCTGGTTCGCCCGCCCGGTTTCCGCGCAGGCGCGCTGCCCCTGAGGTCGCCTCGACCCTTGTTGACGGTCTCCGAGCGTGTCAGGTTCGGGCCCGGGGAGCGCGCCGGCTCCGCCGGCCCAGTCGCCTCTCGTCCCGCCAGGCATGCTGCCCTCTCGTGTTCTCCTCCTGTCCTCGGAGCCCTGCTCGTGCTGTCGCCCGACTCGTCCGCGGCCCAGGCGTCGTCGCAGCCGTCGCCCTCCCCAAGGCGCACCGCCGACGGGAACGCCTGCGGGCCGACTGGGCCAACCGCGCCGCTACCGCGCTGACAACGCCGTCCTCTGGCGCTCCGCCGCTGGCGAGCAGCGCGTGGTCTTCATGGGGAACTCGATCACCGAGGGGTGGGCGCGCCTACTTCCCGCACGATGTTCCCCCGGCAAGCCCTATGTCGGCCGGGCATCGGTGGGCAGACGACGCCGCAGATGCTCGTGCGCTTTCGGCAGGACGTGATCGCACTCAAGCCTGCAGTAGTGGTGATCCTCGCCGGGACCAACGACATCGCCGGCAACACCGGGGCGTCGACGCTGGAGATGATCGAGGACAACCTGGCGTCGATGGCGGAGCTGGCGCAGGCGAACGGGATCAAGGTCGTGCTGTCGTCGGTGCTCCCGGTTTTCGACTATCCCTGGCGTCCGGGGCTCGAGCCGGCGCCGAAGATCGTCGCGTTGAACGCGTGGATGAAGCAGTACGCGGCCGCGCACGGGGCGGTGTACCTCGACTACCACTCGGCGATGGCCGATGCGCGGCAGGGGATGCGCGCCGACCTGGCTGGCGACGGAGTGCACCCTAACGACAAGGGGTATGGACTGATGGCGCCGCTCGTGGAGCGGGCGATCGCGGAGGCGCTGCGTGGACGTCAGGAGGCTCGCTGAGACGAACGCCGAGAGCGCCGGGCACGCCGGGCCTGATCGGGTGTAACAGCGCGATGCCCGGACGCTTTTCAGCCTTCGCCCCACCGGACGGAGTTTCGTGATGCGCACACTCACGCGTCTGATCGCCGGATCGTTCGTCAGCGCGGTGCTCGCCGCCTGCGGGAGCGACCCCGCCGAACCAGGGACGAAGGACCCGGCAGCCGTCACGCCAGACTTCCAGCGCGGCGTCGGGTCGCCATGGGCGGGGGCGAGCGTTGGAAACGGCCACGAGTTCGGGCTCGATCTCGCCGTGAGCCGCAACGGCCGGTCGGCCTATATACGGTCGACCACTGCGCGTCCCGACACCGGGCAATTCGGTTTTGTCTCGCAGGCGATTTCAGCCGCCGGCTATCGCGGCCGGCGGGTGCGCCTCTCGGGCTACGTAAGGGCCGACAGCGTCGCGGGGCGAGGCGCCGGACTCTGGATGCGTATCGATGCGCCAACGCGCACCGTCGGCTTCGACAACATGATCGGGTATGGCCGAGCGATCCTCGGGAGCAGCACGTGGACCAACCACTCGATCGTGCTGGACGTGCCGAACGACGCGGTGGGGATCACGATCGGCGTGCTCCTGTCGGGGAGCGGGGTCGCCCGACTGGACGACGTCTCGTTCGAGGTCGTCGACGCGAGTGTGCCGACCACCGGAGTGCCGGCATCGCCGTCTGCCCCGTTCGACAGCGTGGCGGTCGTAGAGTACTTCGAGCGATTGGCGCAGGCCCCGGAGGACCTGGACTTCGAGGGGACCGGCATCCCGTTAAACCTGACCGTCGACTGGCTCAAGTCGGCAGCACGACCGTTCGCCACGGAGATGGCCGGGTCGGGCACGGCAGATCTCGCCGAACTTGGTCGCATCATCGGCGGGGCGCGCGGGCCCTCGAGCGCTACATCACCACCGGCCAGGGTGATCCGGCGAAGCTCCTGGCCGGACTCTACTTCTGGACGTGGAACACGCAGGAGGTGCTCGACTTCATCCAGTGGATGCGCACCTACAACGTGCGTGCAGGGACGCCGCGCATCCGCTTCTTCGGCTTCGACATGCAGTTCCCGCACCAGGCGCTGGACAGCCTCCCGGCCATGCTGGGTCGCGTGAGCGCGTCGGCGCAGGCACAAGGAGCGGTGGCCGTGCGCTGTTTTGACGGCGTGCGCGACGGCGCGCGGCGGTTGAACAGCGCGCCGTATGCGGCGCTCCCTGTGGCACAACAGGAGTCGTGCGCGGCGGGCCTCGCCGCGCTCGCCGACACTGCGCGCGCATCGCGCCGGGTGGAGCGCGCAGCTTGGCGAGGATGCCGCGTGGCTCGAGCAGTACATCACCCTGGGCCAGCAGTGGAGCACATGGCGCGCACCACCGACGCGACGCAGCTCTTCAACCGTCGCGACCGGGCGATGGCCGACAACGTGCTCTGGATTGCCGGTCGTGACCCGCAGGCGCGACTGTTCGCGTGGGCGCACAACGGACATGTGAGCCGGCGCCCCAACACCATGGGGCGTCACCTCG
It contains:
- a CDS encoding erythromycin esterase family protein; translated protein: MDQPLDRAGRAERRGGDHDRRAPVGERGRPTGRRLVRGRRRECADHRSAGIAVCPVRQRGGRRVLRAIGAGPGGPGLRGDRHPVKPDRRLAQVGSTTVRHGDGRVGHGRSRRTWSHHRRGARALERYITTGQGDPAKLLAGLYFWTWNTQEVLDFIQWMRTYNVRAGTPRIRFFGFDMQFPHQALDSLPAMLGRVSASAQAQGAVAVRCFDGVRDGARRLNSAPYAALPVAQQESCAAGLAALADTARASRRVERAAWRGCRVARAVHHPGPAVEHMARTTDATQLFNRRDRAMADNVLWIAGRDPQARLFAWAHNGHVSRRPNTMGRHLANALGDQYRNVAFTFGNGRFNAVTQLASGAFGQLQVQTINGPDGGFTLEGMLNATLEPHLILDTRKVLSGETGTSVLNRRPVFMRSIGSVYSPTNPLTYYERVLLPQDYDGIIWFVNTRESQLLPFN